Proteins from a genomic interval of Oceanispirochaeta crateris:
- a CDS encoding helix-turn-helix domain-containing protein, whose protein sequence is MEGLLTVEEAADFTRLSTKTLYTYASQKRIPHIKLGSRLLFDQIQLKKWIIGNAVPAGEAEKK, encoded by the coding sequence ATGGAAGGACTGTTAACTGTAGAAGAAGCCGCTGACTTCACCAGACTCAGCACTAAGACCCTGTACACCTATGCGTCACAGAAGCGGATTCCCCATATCAAATTGGGGAGTCGTCTCCTGTTTGACCAAATCCAGCTCAAAAAGTGGATCATAGGAAATGCAGTTCCGGCCGGAGAGGCGGAAAAGAAATGA
- a CDS encoding response regulator transcription factor — protein MKTKEIMVSGKDAFIGSIITHTVEQSQLGTICAYCSRGPEALRCIEEMRPNLIILDLFLPGMNGLSILKSIQSRDYHPLILAYCRKLNKMIGVKCAKQGATGLIDYSATYEQAYDCLERVSWGQKIYPEEVWELLRDNDYEKYFQKYTDVTVRQAQILELSARSYTNIEISEMLHLNIKTVEKHKHTVRIKYGLSSVDQLIHFAIRNGIIEREESICS, from the coding sequence GTGAAGACCAAGGAAATCATGGTCTCCGGGAAGGATGCCTTCATCGGTTCCATCATCACACATACGGTGGAACAAAGTCAGCTGGGTACAATCTGTGCCTATTGTTCCCGGGGACCTGAAGCGCTCAGATGTATTGAAGAGATGCGCCCCAATTTAATAATCCTCGATTTGTTCCTGCCTGGCATGAACGGCCTTTCGATTCTTAAAAGTATCCAATCCAGAGATTACCACCCTCTTATCCTGGCTTACTGCCGGAAGCTGAACAAGATGATAGGCGTCAAATGCGCCAAGCAAGGAGCCACAGGTCTGATCGACTACTCGGCTACCTATGAACAGGCTTATGACTGCCTGGAGCGGGTCTCTTGGGGGCAAAAGATATACCCCGAAGAAGTATGGGAGCTTTTAAGGGATAACGACTATGAAAAGTACTTCCAGAAATACACCGACGTTACTGTTCGTCAGGCTCAGATCCTGGAACTTTCAGCCAGGAGTTACACAAATATTGAGATCTCCGAAATGCTCCATTTGAATATAAAGACTGTAGAGAAACACAAGCACACTGTAAGGATTAAGTACGGACTATCCAGTGTAGACCAGCTGATCCACTTTGCCATTCGCAATGGCATTATCGAAAGGGAGGAAAGTATATGTTCATAG
- a CDS encoding phage major capsid protein, which yields MNEILKKLTELLKSMKRIESEGFPDEKLAKQYFQEKEEILESMAEALSKMDEENSRELQAMKSTISALKDSLKTTTSSAKVLSREEFCYNLGKTIAGVWRNNQASLGELKAIPNIKGESWVNPRDMNWVAGKGWVSKDSVGTPMGDMTSNDQYLINPIYETQIMSDARKTSVMMSLVSNRPMTGPSLFLPQRDRGGVILNWLTSYGQQITDSKPQMGKRVELKAYTLAGFIPWYDEFEEDIYAELGQMFIEEFTDAYGQEFDRQCLTANESPFTGVLSIKGPLSHYIKSASPYGLTYLDFREAVLKVPAEERRHCRWFLHESVLSRVTSIQDSDGRPVWRGPSDGKPGLVDGYPYQECDLLPQAGEVKKSEPFAVFMNPKRIQHGNRKGLELKRFDGTTESLQYGEIFLRFRKRDGFLVTRPEKNMVTLRCKG from the coding sequence ATGAATGAGATCTTAAAGAAACTGACGGAGCTTCTGAAATCCATGAAGCGGATCGAGTCGGAGGGCTTTCCAGATGAAAAGCTGGCTAAGCAGTATTTCCAGGAGAAAGAAGAAATCCTGGAATCCATGGCCGAAGCCCTTTCCAAGATGGATGAGGAAAACAGCCGGGAACTGCAGGCAATGAAGAGCACCATATCTGCCTTGAAGGACTCTCTCAAAACCACAACCTCATCGGCCAAAGTCCTAAGCCGAGAGGAGTTCTGCTATAACCTTGGTAAAACCATCGCCGGTGTCTGGCGGAATAATCAAGCCTCTTTGGGCGAACTCAAGGCCATCCCCAATATTAAGGGTGAGAGCTGGGTGAATCCCAGGGACATGAACTGGGTTGCCGGCAAGGGCTGGGTCAGTAAAGACTCAGTGGGTACCCCCATGGGGGATATGACAAGCAATGATCAGTATCTGATCAATCCCATCTACGAGACCCAGATCATGAGTGACGCCCGCAAGACCAGCGTCATGATGAGTCTGGTCTCCAATCGTCCCATGACAGGCCCCTCCCTTTTCCTCCCCCAGAGGGACAGAGGCGGGGTGATTCTGAACTGGCTCACAAGCTATGGCCAGCAGATCACCGACAGCAAACCTCAGATGGGAAAGCGTGTGGAACTGAAAGCCTATACCCTGGCAGGCTTTATCCCCTGGTACGATGAGTTTGAAGAGGATATCTACGCCGAGCTGGGCCAGATGTTTATAGAGGAGTTTACAGATGCCTATGGCCAAGAGTTTGACCGCCAGTGCCTGACCGCCAATGAGTCACCCTTTACGGGAGTCTTGTCCATCAAGGGACCCCTGTCTCACTACATCAAAAGCGCCTCCCCCTACGGTTTGACCTACCTGGACTTCAGAGAAGCGGTCCTCAAGGTCCCTGCTGAAGAAAGGCGCCATTGCCGCTGGTTCCTCCATGAGTCTGTCCTCTCCCGGGTTACCAGTATCCAGGACTCTGACGGCCGCCCCGTGTGGAGAGGCCCTTCAGACGGTAAACCCGGCCTTGTAGACGGGTACCCTTATCAGGAGTGCGATCTTCTACCCCAGGCGGGAGAAGTAAAGAAGAGTGAACCCTTCGCAGTCTTTATGAACCCCAAGCGCATCCAGCATGGCAACCGCAAGGGCTTGGAACTAAAAAGGTTTGACGGCACAACAGAGAGTCTGCAATACGGAGAGATCTTTCTCCGCTTCCGTAAGAGAGATGGTTTTCTGGTCACCAGACCAGAGAAGAACATGGTCACCCTGCGCTGTAAGGGCTGA
- a CDS encoding tyrosine-type recombinase/integrase, with protein sequence MRYREPFTVYPRKMRSGKVIWYYQTYDDSGKRTSAYSTGQTSKSAARHICQKLLREGKLLPDTVGRITFRDYAKNWWDWDKCEYLKYKRTRRNISKSYASTGRLILKNHIMPYFKDMRLADIRIYDIEQWLQSLVDSGQSNTSANHYLRFLRIMMTEAIRRDILKEDVSRKVLQLKKTEFTRGILSHETVRKIFDQSNIMEYWPNKKCYYASLIAACTGMRIGEVRGLKYSDLGIGIVSISRQYHAKFGVTDTKNHKSREVPLPQSLIDELLNLDRRSDEDYILASTHNHGDPMHPTSISRAFTTALVKSGMKAEEIKAKNITFHSWRHYFNTVMRSNNISDSKLRSMTGHQSSVMTDHYTHYAAEDLKEIGDVQSKILSFHKVV encoded by the coding sequence GTGAGATACAGAGAGCCATTTACAGTATACCCAAGAAAAATGAGATCTGGAAAAGTCATCTGGTACTATCAAACCTATGACGATTCTGGAAAAAGAACAAGCGCTTATTCTACAGGCCAGACATCTAAGTCTGCAGCCCGTCATATCTGCCAGAAACTCCTACGTGAGGGAAAGCTTTTGCCCGATACGGTGGGAAGAATAACATTCAGGGATTATGCCAAGAATTGGTGGGATTGGGATAAATGCGAATACCTTAAGTATAAACGCACCAGGCGAAACATCTCAAAAAGCTATGCCAGTACAGGACGACTTATTTTAAAGAATCATATCATGCCCTACTTTAAGGATATGAGGTTGGCTGACATCAGAATTTATGATATCGAACAGTGGTTGCAATCTTTGGTGGACAGCGGCCAGTCTAATACTTCTGCTAATCACTATCTGAGGTTTCTCAGGATCATGATGACCGAGGCAATCCGCCGAGACATATTGAAAGAAGATGTTAGCCGAAAAGTTCTTCAGCTCAAAAAGACTGAATTCACTAGAGGGATACTATCCCATGAGACTGTTCGAAAAATATTTGACCAATCTAATATCATGGAGTACTGGCCCAATAAAAAATGCTACTATGCCAGCTTAATAGCAGCCTGTACAGGAATGAGAATCGGTGAAGTCCGCGGATTAAAGTACTCAGACCTTGGCATAGGGATAGTTTCAATTTCCAGGCAATATCATGCAAAATTTGGTGTTACCGATACGAAGAACCATAAATCCAGAGAGGTGCCTCTACCACAATCGTTGATCGATGAACTGTTGAATTTAGACAGAAGATCTGACGAAGATTATATTCTAGCTTCTACTCATAATCATGGTGATCCCATGCACCCTACTTCCATTTCACGAGCCTTTACAACAGCCCTGGTTAAGTCCGGTATGAAAGCTGAAGAAATCAAGGCAAAGAACATAACCTTTCATAGCTGGCGGCATTACTTCAATACTGTAATGAGAAGCAACAATATTTCAGACAGTAAGCTTCGAAGTATGACCGGACACCAATCATCTGTCATGACCGACCACTATACACATTATGCTGCTGAAGATTTAAAAGAGATAGGGGATGTTCAATCCAAGATCCTCTCATTTCACAAAGTTGTATGA
- a CDS encoding phage portal protein has protein sequence MSGSRWGRNLRKIFKVLSFSEFMGLDNPFEREPSETVTDPYRSHSWVNICISILIRNIGRAPFLITMNGKEVSSGLIFNLFRDVNPGMNRCDLWKETAAWWFLEGEAFWFFGDEYSAGIPREIYVLNPRKMRAWVEYGKVIRWFYATDQGEIPILPDELIHFRDWNPWNPHRGVTPLIALSDEILQDIRSNKSISKLLKNNAVPEGILKTDQILREEEADRLEKRWESSYGRNRKARSIAVLGKGTSFQSLTVTPAALKSFDLKRWNLYTLLSRYGIPPRVANIQDSKSSLSGSDTASQHSAFWKYTIIPLLKNFEQILETQFFVRFGLKERGSFDLSSIPELQESADEKSQRDIREIEAGLKTINDVLAERGLPPKPWGDKWHQNPQKNKKNADSFESKDQNPQFKGKWGGKCPSNEQQFTEDIL, from the coding sequence ATGAGTGGAAGCCGGTGGGGTCGTAACCTCAGAAAAATATTCAAAGTGCTCTCATTTTCCGAGTTTATGGGTCTTGATAATCCTTTTGAACGGGAGCCCTCTGAGACAGTTACAGATCCCTACCGGTCTCACTCTTGGGTCAATATCTGCATCAGTATTCTGATACGAAATATCGGCAGGGCCCCTTTTCTTATCACCATGAACGGTAAGGAAGTCTCCTCCGGGCTAATTTTCAATCTGTTCCGCGATGTTAACCCCGGTATGAACCGCTGTGATCTATGGAAAGAGACGGCAGCCTGGTGGTTTCTAGAAGGCGAAGCCTTCTGGTTTTTCGGTGACGAATATAGCGCTGGAATACCCCGGGAAATCTACGTTCTCAATCCCCGTAAGATGCGGGCCTGGGTGGAATATGGCAAGGTCATTCGATGGTTCTATGCCACGGATCAGGGTGAGATACCCATTCTCCCCGATGAACTGATTCACTTTCGGGACTGGAATCCCTGGAATCCTCACCGCGGAGTAACACCTCTCATAGCCCTATCGGATGAGATTCTGCAAGATATTCGATCCAACAAGAGTATCAGCAAGCTATTAAAAAATAATGCTGTTCCTGAAGGAATACTCAAGACCGACCAGATCCTCAGAGAAGAAGAGGCTGATCGCTTGGAGAAGCGCTGGGAGTCCAGCTATGGCCGTAACCGGAAGGCTCGGTCCATTGCCGTCCTAGGTAAAGGAACCTCCTTCCAGTCTCTGACCGTTACACCCGCAGCCCTCAAGTCCTTCGACCTGAAACGATGGAATCTCTATACCCTTCTCTCCCGTTACGGGATACCTCCCCGGGTAGCCAATATCCAGGACTCAAAGAGCTCTCTTAGCGGCAGCGATACCGCCAGTCAGCACAGCGCTTTTTGGAAGTATACTATCATCCCCTTACTCAAAAACTTTGAACAGATTTTAGAGACACAGTTCTTTGTCCGTTTTGGCCTTAAGGAACGTGGATCTTTTGATCTCAGCAGCATTCCTGAACTGCAGGAATCAGCGGACGAAAAGAGCCAAAGAGATATCCGGGAAATAGAAGCGGGACTGAAGACTATCAATGATGTTCTCGCTGAAAGAGGTCTCCCTCCCAAGCCCTGGGGAGATAAATGGCACCAGAATCCTCAAAAAAATAAAAAAAATGCAGATTCTTTTGAATCAAAAGATCAAAATCCACAGTTCAAGGGAAAATGGGGCGGTAAGTGCCCGTCTAATGAACAACAGTTCACTGAGGACATTCTGTGA
- a CDS encoding peptidase: MFIDCKALETGKEIRNFNALAQIFKEGDLVSPKGVLKEEFKVFMGGAFFRKSNDPKEELFPWVFSTFDLDRDDERIDPAGWDLKHYLKNPVILWAHDSRIPAIGFSQDTAVKDRILGGNILFNSQEIDPFGWGIGRRVAAGVIRAGSVGFMVREVEIAEVDGESTLIFRSQELLEFSICNIPSNPMALNRDFIPPEELSLVSEETIPSFWKGIIKSHGGHYE; encoded by the coding sequence ATGTTCATAGACTGCAAGGCACTGGAAACAGGAAAGGAAATCAGGAACTTCAACGCTTTGGCTCAAATCTTTAAAGAGGGAGACCTTGTCAGCCCCAAAGGCGTTCTCAAAGAGGAATTCAAAGTCTTTATGGGGGGAGCATTTTTCAGGAAATCCAATGATCCAAAGGAAGAACTTTTTCCCTGGGTTTTCAGTACCTTCGACCTGGACCGGGACGACGAGCGTATTGATCCCGCCGGATGGGACCTGAAGCACTATCTCAAGAATCCAGTTATCCTCTGGGCCCACGACAGCCGAATCCCTGCCATAGGATTCTCACAGGATACAGCCGTAAAAGATAGAATTTTGGGCGGTAATATCCTATTCAATTCTCAAGAGATTGATCCCTTTGGCTGGGGCATAGGCCGCCGCGTGGCTGCCGGTGTGATTAGAGCTGGAAGCGTAGGATTTATGGTCAGGGAAGTAGAGATCGCTGAGGTGGATGGCGAGTCCACCCTTATATTCCGCAGCCAGGAGCTCCTGGAGTTCTCCATCTGCAACATCCCCAGCAACCCCATGGCCCTGAACCGCGACTTTATCCCCCCAGAAGAACTCAGCCTTGTATCAGAAGAGACCATCCCGTCCTTCTGGAAAGGAATAATCAAATCACACGGAGGACATTATGAATGA
- a CDS encoding phage terminase large subunit — protein MRIKFLPTSAQRKALSLVKSKAKHILLYGGSRSGKTTLLVMVLIYRAIQYAGSRHLICRLRLKDARSSVLHETLLPWLDKTIGPDRYHFIKHENYIALYNGSEIWIGGLGDREQVDRILGHEYNTIYFNEVSQLSYHAVTTAYSRLAMKTPGCRNLFLYDCNPGSPLHWTYKIFVRKIDFKTEDPLNKPGLYTSLLINPKDNLDHLDSGYIDDVLDNLPEKQKDRFLKGLWVKGEGCIYERFEESMIIPPEELPEMDYYTAGQDFGLNITNVKIGYSGERVYIVKDHGGHNITTRSFNDQLKDQGWFLEDLPVYCDPAGGERIQEITGGQKANNAVEPGIDYINSLIERNLFYVCSSCTGVLSEIWDYARDEEDRIIKINDHYMDAMRYGIFSRIQNGIVFS, from the coding sequence ATGAGAATCAAGTTTCTGCCGACCTCTGCCCAGAGGAAGGCTCTCTCTCTCGTCAAAAGTAAAGCCAAACACATCCTGCTCTACGGCGGGTCCAGGAGCGGGAAGACCACCCTACTGGTGATGGTTCTGATTTACAGGGCCATCCAGTATGCCGGGAGCCGTCATTTGATCTGCCGGCTCCGCCTGAAGGACGCCCGAAGCTCCGTCCTTCACGAAACCCTTCTGCCCTGGCTGGACAAGACCATTGGTCCTGATCGTTACCACTTTATTAAACACGAAAACTACATTGCTTTGTACAACGGAAGTGAGATCTGGATTGGCGGCCTGGGAGACAGGGAACAGGTCGATCGTATACTCGGCCATGAATACAACACCATTTACTTTAACGAAGTCTCTCAGCTCTCCTATCACGCCGTCACCACGGCCTATTCCCGCCTGGCCATGAAGACCCCGGGATGCCGGAACCTTTTCCTTTATGACTGCAACCCGGGCTCCCCTCTCCATTGGACATATAAGATCTTCGTCCGGAAGATTGACTTCAAGACAGAGGATCCTTTGAATAAGCCAGGGCTCTATACCTCCCTGCTTATCAATCCAAAGGACAATCTTGACCACCTGGACTCAGGCTATATCGACGATGTACTGGATAATCTCCCCGAGAAACAGAAAGATCGCTTCCTCAAAGGGCTCTGGGTAAAGGGCGAAGGCTGCATCTATGAACGCTTTGAAGAGTCCATGATCATCCCGCCAGAAGAGCTCCCGGAAATGGATTACTACACTGCCGGTCAGGATTTCGGATTGAATATTACTAATGTAAAGATTGGCTATTCTGGTGAGAGGGTCTATATAGTGAAAGATCATGGTGGTCACAATATCACCACAAGAAGCTTTAATGACCAACTGAAAGACCAGGGCTGGTTCCTCGAAGATCTACCTGTCTACTGCGACCCAGCAGGAGGAGAACGTATCCAGGAGATCACAGGAGGTCAGAAGGCCAATAACGCCGTAGAACCGGGAATCGATTATATCAACAGCCTGATAGAGCGAAACCTCTTTTACGTCTGCTCATCCTGCACCGGTGTCCTGTCCGAGATTTGGGACTATGCCCGAGACGAAGAGGACCGCATTATCAAGATTAACGACCATTACATGGATGCCATGAGGTACGGGATATTCTCCAGAATTCAAAACGGTATTGTGTTTAGTTAA
- a CDS encoding DUF262 domain-containing protein — protein MGLNQELEKEETKIKTDNYPMSIGEIINLYSDKDINLTPAFQRLYRWSEAQKTRFIESILLGIPIPPIFVSQKDNGKWDVVDGVQRLSTILQFAGELKDYDPLKLDKGKLLPSLNGMTWEKIDADIRRKFKRRKLGINILLTGNNTKSQYELFQRLNTGGTDLSGQEVRNCLLIMLKKDLFEQINNLKIYNSFETCVPLTDKAKSEEYHMELIVRYFISTLNELNVNEYKPFGSIDFSEFLDMEIIKSIDNTQINWSNEYIKFKQVFDFLKDLLGEGIFKKAFEVDGEIKFQGPFTLTSFEVLIPGIYKNLDQIKLKEKEDIKSQIIKIYKHSEFKKNMRVGRNSIQRFICLKELSIEIFDEFV, from the coding sequence ATGGGATTGAATCAAGAATTAGAGAAAGAAGAAACAAAAATAAAAACTGATAATTATCCGATGTCAATTGGTGAAATAATCAATTTATACTCTGATAAAGATATAAATCTAACACCTGCTTTTCAAAGGTTGTATCGTTGGAGTGAAGCTCAGAAAACAAGATTTATAGAATCTATTTTACTTGGAATTCCTATTCCACCAATATTTGTTTCTCAAAAGGATAATGGGAAATGGGATGTAGTAGACGGAGTTCAGCGATTATCTACCATTCTTCAATTTGCAGGTGAACTAAAAGATTATGACCCATTGAAATTAGATAAAGGTAAATTACTCCCATCTCTTAATGGGATGACATGGGAAAAAATAGATGCAGATATTAGACGAAAATTTAAAAGAAGAAAACTGGGTATTAATATTCTTTTGACAGGAAATAATACTAAATCTCAATATGAACTATTCCAACGATTAAATACAGGTGGTACTGATTTATCTGGTCAAGAAGTACGGAATTGTTTACTGATTATGCTTAAAAAAGATCTTTTTGAACAAATAAATAATCTTAAAATTTATAATTCTTTTGAAACATGTGTTCCGCTTACAGATAAAGCTAAAAGTGAAGAATATCATATGGAATTAATAGTCCGGTATTTTATTTCAACACTCAATGAATTAAATGTTAACGAATATAAACCTTTTGGAAGTATTGATTTTTCAGAATTTTTGGATATGGAAATCATAAAAAGTATTGATAACACCCAAATAAATTGGAGTAATGAATACATTAAGTTTAAACAGGTTTTTGATTTTCTAAAAGATTTATTAGGAGAAGGAATATTCAAAAAAGCATTTGAAGTAGATGGAGAAATAAAATTTCAAGGTCCATTTACTCTTACTTCTTTTGAAGTATTAATTCCTGGAATATATAAAAATCTTGATCAGATAAAATTAAAAGAAAAGGAAGATATAAAAAGCCAAATTATAAAAATATACAAACATTCTGAATTTAAGAAAAATATGCGTGTTGGTAGAAATTCAATACAAAGATTTATTTGCTTAAAAGAATTGTCAATAGAGATATTTGATGAGTTCGTATGA
- a CDS encoding MAE_28990/MAE_18760 family HEPN-like nuclease, whose product MIDPIEKFEDSLVKDLAWRKKELQILKMAIIDTENIIYIKSYLLLLYSHWEGFVKKSALSYLNFINSRKIKLHKLNDNFLYLKIKKDINDCSLSLNNPSIGNELKLIRKIDKAKNEIFKIKISNNDKLKFIDTESNLSSSVFEKILNILGIEIPVDFSELIIDKTNSYRYKARIHLIDFLLQERNSIAHGDVILEDDINDILDRSVKIVELLDLFIITLVENIRVKNYLKSVS is encoded by the coding sequence ATGATAGATCCAATAGAAAAGTTTGAAGATTCATTAGTAAAAGATCTCGCATGGAGAAAAAAAGAACTTCAAATTCTTAAAATGGCAATTATTGATACTGAAAATATCATTTATATCAAATCCTATTTATTGTTGTTATATTCGCACTGGGAAGGTTTTGTAAAAAAATCCGCATTGAGTTATCTAAATTTTATTAACTCTAGAAAAATTAAGCTCCATAAACTAAATGACAATTTTCTTTATCTAAAAATAAAAAAAGATATTAATGATTGTAGTCTTTCATTAAATAATCCAAGTATAGGTAATGAATTAAAACTAATCCGGAAAATTGATAAAGCTAAAAATGAAATATTTAAGATAAAGATTAGTAATAATGACAAACTCAAATTTATTGATACAGAATCAAATTTATCTTCTTCTGTTTTTGAAAAAATTCTAAATATACTCGGTATTGAAATACCAGTTGATTTTTCAGAGTTGATAATCGATAAAACAAATAGTTATAGATATAAAGCAAGAATACATCTTATTGATTTTTTACTACAGGAAAGAAATTCTATAGCACATGGAGATGTAATATTAGAAGATGATATAAATGACATCTTAGATAGGTCAGTAAAAATTGTTGAACTATTGGATTTATTTATAATCACTTTAGTAGAAAATATTCGAGTAAAGAATTATTTGAAAAGTGTATCATGA
- a CDS encoding HD domain-containing phosphohydrolase, with product MKNKILLITSYLFLSIMQIQAADHVRDRFLVIHTFSHNFEWTKNIQQGIQEVLDKEYPNALINTEYMDIKTLDITDFDMTFKEYLKRKYGHTNITGIIICDDPGLQSFIKYKDEIFPDIPVVACGINRLTDEYKLSSIDSFIFERADIIGSYRGLLQLNPQLNSIHVVYNSLNVTYEIFTSYRDSQTFVGDRLNVNYYDNYFDSDLQLKFSTLGKNEVIYLIPSSGKDRIDSFHFCYLERELSLNSNVPIIVGWDYQVGNGVLGGSVIDSIQMGRQSMKTLLHLTRGEKPKRFIYKYDGMYKHLYDYQVMKRFGIEEKQLPEGSQLINRPPSYFESHPMFVSIVSFSFFVLIIVFISYYRQLKKQKIIVSQKQKILTLREGYLDSQVEMIETLGELIEKRSHETSSHVKRVAYLAALLAEKSGISEKEAKILELASPMHDIGKIAVPDHILQKKGALTKEEFEIIKNHTVQGFEILNNSNHRLFEVARTIAYSHHENWDGTGYPLGLKGEEIPIEARITRVVDVFDALLSKRPYKKAWHFDDVMVYMKKERGSLFDPTLLDLFVANISEIIETYWGLEDPEYYEALVLQRKVKNINPVIDLI from the coding sequence ATGAAAAATAAAATACTCCTCATAACCTCTTATCTGTTTCTTTCAATCATGCAGATTCAGGCTGCAGATCATGTTCGAGATCGTTTTCTAGTAATCCATACATTCTCTCATAATTTTGAATGGACAAAAAATATCCAACAGGGAATACAGGAAGTTCTAGACAAAGAGTATCCAAACGCTCTTATCAACACCGAGTATATGGATATTAAAACTCTGGATATTACTGACTTTGATATGACTTTTAAAGAGTACCTGAAGCGAAAATATGGGCATACCAATATTACGGGAATCATTATTTGTGACGATCCGGGACTCCAGTCTTTTATAAAATATAAGGATGAGATATTTCCCGATATTCCTGTTGTCGCCTGTGGTATCAATAGGCTGACCGACGAGTATAAGCTTAGCTCCATAGACTCATTCATCTTTGAAAGAGCGGATATCATTGGCAGCTACAGAGGACTTCTTCAATTGAATCCTCAGTTGAATTCCATCCATGTTGTCTACAATTCATTAAATGTAACGTATGAAATATTTACAAGCTATCGCGATTCTCAAACTTTTGTAGGAGATAGGCTTAACGTAAATTACTATGATAATTACTTTGACAGCGATTTGCAGTTAAAGTTCTCCACGCTCGGCAAAAATGAAGTCATTTACCTAATCCCATCTTCTGGTAAAGATAGGATTGATTCTTTTCATTTCTGCTATTTGGAAAGAGAGCTGTCACTCAACAGCAATGTCCCTATTATTGTGGGATGGGATTATCAAGTTGGTAATGGAGTTCTGGGTGGATCTGTTATCGACTCGATTCAAATGGGGAGGCAGTCCATGAAAACCCTTCTTCATTTGACACGAGGGGAAAAGCCAAAAAGGTTCATTTACAAATATGATGGGATGTACAAACATCTCTATGATTATCAGGTGATGAAGCGATTCGGAATAGAAGAAAAACAGCTACCAGAGGGTTCTCAGCTTATCAACCGTCCACCCTCATATTTTGAATCACATCCCATGTTTGTATCTATTGTCTCCTTTTCTTTTTTTGTTCTAATCATAGTTTTTATAAGTTATTACAGGCAATTAAAGAAGCAAAAGATCATTGTTTCTCAAAAACAGAAAATCCTTACGCTGAGAGAAGGCTATCTTGATTCCCAGGTGGAAATGATAGAAACACTGGGTGAACTTATAGAAAAGCGTTCCCATGAGACTAGTTCTCATGTCAAACGTGTTGCTTATTTAGCTGCCCTCCTGGCTGAAAAAAGCGGGATTTCAGAAAAAGAGGCAAAGATTCTGGAACTTGCTTCTCCCATGCATGATATTGGGAAGATTGCCGTTCCTGATCATATCCTTCAGAAAAAGGGTGCTCTGACAAAGGAAGAATTCGAGATTATCAAGAATCATACAGTACAAGGATTTGAGATCTTGAATAATTCCAACCATCGGCTTTTTGAAGTTGCCCGGACCATAGCCTATTCCCATCATGAAAATTGGGATGGAACAGGCTATCCTTTAGGTTTAAAGGGAGAGGAAATCCCCATAGAAGCCAGAATCACACGTGTTGTTGATGTCTTTGATGCTTTGTTGAGCAAAAGACCCTATAAAAAAGCCTGGCATTTTGATGATGTCATGGTTTATATGAAGAAAGAACGGGGAAGTCTTTTTGATCCTACCCTCCTAGATCTTTTTGTGGCAAATATCTCCGAGATTATTGAGACTTACTGGGGCTTGGAAGATCCTGAATATTATGAAGCTCTTGTTCTACAAAGAAAGGTTAAAAATATTAATCCGGTGATAGATCTGATATAG
- a CDS encoding restriction endonuclease, producing MNNIYLQNLGKSHNEGIDGIISLDKFGLEKVYVQTKRWKNQVCSSKVQISMGIFS from the coding sequence ATGAATAACATTTATTTACAGAACTTAGGAAAAAGCCACAATGAAGGCATCGATGGTATTATCTCCCTTGATAAATTTGGATTGGAAAAGGTCTATGTACAAACGAAACGATGGAAAAACCAGGTTTGCAGCTCCAAAGTTCAGATATCTATGGGAATCTTTTCCTAA